CTGAAGCGCGTAAAGCAGCCAGGCGAGGCCGTGCGAGATCAGGTCGACGCCAAGCAGGAATCCGAGGATCCACGGGCTCATGGTGACGAAGCTGAACAGGATCAGCGCGCCGGCGACCAACCCGAAGATGCCGGAGATCAGCATCATCCATCCGCTTTCGCGCCAATGGGCAAAGCTCAGCACGCATCGAATGACACCTGAGGCGATCAGGACCGCGCCTAGAAAATACGTGAGGATCAGGGCGCCGGAGGCGGGTTCAGTCAGCAGCACGAGCCCGAAGGCGACGTAGAGGGCGCCGAGCAGGATCTGCCACAGGAAGCCGCCCCATCCTTTGGTCCAGAAGGCGTGGACGATCTCGAATGCGCCGGCCGCGATCGCGGTCAATCCGATCAACTTCACGCTGATGATGGTCGCGAACGCCACGTCGCTGAGGGCTGCGATACCGGCGGCGATCATGACGACGCCAAGGAGAGCGCAAACCCACAGGGGTGGAGGGCCCAGAGCTGCGATGCCGGAC
The nucleotide sequence above comes from Bradyrhizobium sp. NDS-1. Encoded proteins:
- a CDS encoding HdeD family acid-resistance protein, giving the protein MTVYDSRSGIAALGPPPLWVCALLGVVMIAAGIAALSDVAFATIISVKLIGLTAIAAGAFEIVHAFWTKGWGGFLWQILLGALYVAFGLVLLTEPASGALILTYFLGAVLIASGVIRCVLSFAHWRESGWMMLISGIFGLVAGALILFSFVTMSPWILGFLLGVDLISHGLAWLLYALQSVRRTA